One stretch of Carassius carassius chromosome 18, fCarCar2.1, whole genome shotgun sequence DNA includes these proteins:
- the LOC132092327 gene encoding P-selectin-like isoform X1 codes for MNWESARRWCKQNYTDMVAIQNKDEIYHLNSILPKVNGYYWIGIRKINGIWTWVGTNKMLTKEAENWAEKEPNNGRNNEDCVEIYIKRGKDEGKWNDESCLKKKTALCYTASCKDNSCVSGQGECVETINSHKCACLGGFYGDRCEHVVKCKSEDIPAPDNASINCSHPHKDFSYDSECVYSCEEGYELKGSNTTRCTSSTEWSNKPPTCELVQCPELTKPQGGQMQCHHPMGQFSYQSTCEFMCKEGHTLRNSISSTLFCGATGHWNDSQPTCEIVKCKQEDITPPDHASVQCSHPHEGFPYDSQCEYFCEEGYELKGSRTTRCTSSTEWSNKSPTCEPVQCPELTKPQEGQIQCYHPMGQFSYQSTCEFMCKEGHMLRDSSSSTLFCGATGHWNDTQPSCEIVKCKQEDITAPDHASVQCSHPHEGFPYDSECVYSCEDGYELQGSNTTRCTSSTEWSKKPPACELVKCPELTKPQEGIMQCQDPMGQFSYQSTCEFMCNEGHTLRNSSSSTLFCGATGHWNDTQPTCEIIKCKQEDITPPDHASVQCSHPYKDFSYDSQCEYFCDEGYELKGSRTTRCTFSTEWSNKPPTCELVQCPELTKPQEGIMQCQDPMGQFSYQSTCEFMCNEGHTLRNSSSSTLFCGATGHWNDSQPTCEIVKCKQEDITPPDHASVQCSHPHEGFPYDSQCEYFCEEGYELKGSRTTRCTSSTEWSNKSPTCEPVQCPELTKPQEGQIQCYHPMGQFSYQSTCEFMCKEGHMLRDSSSSTLFCGATGHWNDTQPSCEIVKCKQEDITAPDHASVQCSHPHEGFPYDSECEYFCEEGYELKGSNTTRCTSSTEWSNKPPTCELVQCPELTKPQEGIMQCQDPICQFSYQSTCEFMCNEGHTLRNSSSSTLFCGATGHWNDSQPTCEIVKCKQEDITPPDHASVQCSHPHKDFSYDSQCVYSCEEGYELKGSNTTRCTSSTEWSNKPPRCELVKCPDLTKPQEGQIQCYHPMGQFSYQSTCEFMCKEGHMLRDSSSSTLFCGATGHWNDTQPSCEIVKCKQEDIPAPDHARVQCSHPHKDFSYDSECVYSCEEGYELKGSSTTRCTSSTEWSNKPPTCEFIHCPALDSPVNGELNCTSSFNYGSKCSFSCVEGFQLLGASEISCSKTAKWSQEPSRCEAMVCPQLHEPINGHMNCSSEEPTFGTVCIFSCHEGHQLKDHSNKIVMCNYNGSWSGEVAVCQASPDPSPSLFEVTEVTLGVAGAIGGSSLGLVLWILKRLRRKASNFDLNSTSDTEDPPQFYKNSVDSLI; via the exons ATGAACTGGGAATCTGCCAGACGCTGGTGCAAGCAGAATTACACCGACATGGTAGCCATCCAGAACAAAGATGAAATTTATCACCTCAACAGTATCCTTCCAAAAGTCAATGGATATTACTGGATTGGCATTCGCAAAATTAATGGCATTTGGACCTGGGTGGGAACTAATAAGATGCTTACCAAGGAAGCTGAGAACTGGGCGGAGAAGGAGCCCAATAATGGAAGGAATAATGAAGATTGTGTGGAAATATACATTAAAAGAGGGAAAGATGAAGGCAAATGGAATGATGAATCCTGCTTAAAGAAGAAGACTGCACTGTGCTACACAG CATCCTGCAAAGACAACTCCTGTGTCAGTGGCCAAGGAGAGTGTGTTGAAACCATAAACAGCCATAAATGTGCATGCCTTGGGGGTTTCTATGGAGACCGATGTGAACATG TTGTAAAATGCAAATCAGAGGACATCCCCGCACCAGATAATGCTAGCATTAACTGCTCTCATCCTCATAAAGACTTCTCATATGACTCTGAATGTGTATACTCCTGTGAGGAGGGTTATGAACTAAAGGGTTCCAATACAACAAGATGCACTTCTAGCACAGAGTGGTCAAATAAACCACCAACCTGTGAAC ttgttCAATGTCCAGAGCTGACCAAACCACAGGGAGGCCAAATGCAATGCCACCATCCCATGGGCCAGTTCAGCTACCAATCTACCTGTGAGTTTATGTGTAAAGAAGGACACACGCTGCGAAACTCCATCTCTTCAACACTGTTCTGTGGGGCAACGGGACACTGGAATGATTCACAACCCACTTGTGAAA TTGTAAAATGCAAACAAGAGGACATCACCCCACCAGATCATGCTAGCGTCCAGtgctcccatcctcatgaaggcTTCCCATATGACTCTCAATGTGAATATTTCTGTGAGGAGGGTTATGAATTAAAGGGTTCCAGAACGACAAGATGCACTTCTAGCACAGAGTGGTCAAACAAATCACCAACATGTGAAC CTGTCCAGTGTCCAGAGCTGACCAAACCACAGGAAGGCCAAATACAGTGTTACCATCCCATGGGCCAGTTCAGCTACCAATCTACCTGTGAGTTTATGTGTAAAGAAGGACACATGCTACGAGACTCCAGCTCTTCAACCCTGTTCTGTGGGGCAACGGGACACTGGAATGATACACAACCCTCTTGTGAAA TTGTAAAATGCAAACAAGAGGACATCACCGCACCAGATCATGCTAGCGTCCAGtgctcccatcctcatgaaggcTTCCCATATGACTCTGAATGTGTATACTCCTGTGAGGATGGTTATGAACTACAGGGTTCCAATACGACAAGATGCACTTCTAGCACAGAGTGGTCAAAGAAACCACCAGCATGTGAAC ttgttAAATGTCCAGAGCTGACCAAACCACAGGAAGGCATAATGCAGTGCCAAGATCCCATGGGCCAGTTCAGCTACCAATCTACCTGTGAGTTTATGTGTAATGAGGGACACACGCTGCGAAACTCCAGCTCTTCAACACTGTTCTGTGGGGCAACGGGACACTGGAATGATACACAACCCACTTGTGAAA TTATAAAATGCAAACAAGAGGACATCACCCCACCAGATCATGCTAGCGTCCAGTGCTCCCATCCTTATAAAGACTTCTCATATGACTCTCAATGTGAATATTTCTGTGATGAGGGTTATGAATTAAAGGGTTCCAGAACGACAAGATGCACTTTTAGCACAGAGTGGTCAAACAAACCACCAACATGTGAAC TTGTTCAATGTCCAGAGCTGACCAAACCACAGGAAGGCATAATGCAGTGCCAAGATCCCATGGGCCAGTTCAGCTACCAATCTACCTGTGAGTTTATGTGTAATGAGGGACACACGCTGCGAAACTCCAGCTCTTCAACACTGTTCTGTGGGGCAACGGGACACTGGAATGATTCACAACCCACTTGTGAAA TTGTAAAATGCAAACAAGAGGACATCACCCCACCAGATCATGCTAGCGTCCAGtgctcccatcctcatgaaggcTTCCCATATGACTCTCAATGTGAATATTTCTGTGAGGAGGGTTATGAATTAAAGGGTTCCAGAACGACAAGATGCACTTCTAGCACAGAGTGGTCAAACAAATCACCAACATGTGAAC CTGTCCAGTGTCCAGAGCTGACCAAACCACAGGAAGGCCAAATACAGTGTTACCATCCCATGGGCCAGTTCAGCTACCAATCTACCTGTGAGTTTATGTGTAAAGAAGGACACATGCTACGAGACTCCAGCTCTTCAACCCTGTTCTGTGGGGCAACGGGACACTGGAATGATACACAACCCTCTTGTGAAA TTGTAAAATGCAAACAAGAGGACATCACCGCACCAGATCATGCTAGCGTCCAGtgctcccatcctcatgaaggcTTCCCATATGACTCTGAATGTGAATATTTCTGTGAAGAGGGTTATGAACTAAAGGGTTCCAATACGACAAGATGCACTTCTAGCACAGAGTGGTCAAACAAACCACCAACATGTGAAC TTGTTCAATGTCCAGAGCTGACCAAACCACAGGAAGGCATAATGCAGTGCCAAGATCCCATATGCCAGTTCAGCTACCAATCTACCTGTGAGTTTATGTGTAATGAGGGACACACGCTGCGAAACTCCAGCTCTTCAACACTGTTCTGTGGGGCAACGGGACACTGGAATGATTCACAACCCACTTGTGAAA TTGTAAAATGCAAACAAGAGGACATCACCCCACCAGATCATGCTAGCGTCCAGTGCTCCCATCCTCATAAAGACTTCTCATATGACTCTCAATGTGTATACTCCTGTGAGGAGGGTTATGAACTAAAGGGTTCCAATACAACAAGATGCACTTCTAGCACAGAGTGGTCAAACAAACCACCAAGATGTGAAC TTGTTAAATGTCCAGATCTGACCAAACCACAGGAAGGCCAAATACAGTGTTACCATCCCATGGGCCAGTTCAGCTACCAATCTACCTGTGAGTTTATGTGTAAAGAAGGACACATGCTACGAGACTCCAGCTCTTCAACCCTGTTCTGTGGGGCAACGGGACACTGGAATGATACACAACCCTCTTGTGAAA TTGTAAAATGCAAACAAGAGGACATCCCCGCACCAGATCATGCTAGGGTCCAGTGCTCTCATCCTCATAAAGACTTCTCATATGACTCTGAATGTGTATACTCCTGTGAGGAGGGTTATGAACTAAAGGGTTCCAGTACAACAAGATGCACTTCTAGCACAGAGTGGTCAAACAAACCACCAACCTGTGAAT TTATTCACTGCCCAGCCCTTGACAGTCCTGTCAATGGAGAGCTGAACTGCACCTCCAGCTTTAATTACGGGAGCAAATGCAGCTTTAGCTGTGTTGAAGGATTCCAGCTCCTGGGAGCTTCAGAGATCAGCTGTTCAAAAACAGCAAAGTGGAGTCAGGAACCATCTCGCTGTGAGG CAATGGTCTGCCCACAACTTCATGAGCCTATTAATGGGCATATGAACTGCTCATCTGAAGAGCCCACCTTTGGCACCGTCTGCATCTTCAGCTGTCATGAAGGCCACCAACTCAAAGACCACAGTAACAAGATCGTGATGTGCAACTACAATGGGAGCTGGTCAGGGGAAGTGGCAGTGTGTCAAG CTTCTCCTGATCCCTCTCCATCGCTCTTCGAAGTGACAGAAGTGACTCTTGGGGTTGCAGGTGCTATCGGTGGCTCCAGTCTGGGCTTAGTTCTCTGGATACTGAAGAGACTGAGGAGAAAAG ctaGCAATTTTGACCTAAACAG TACCTCGGATACTGAGGATCCACCACAGTTTTATAAGAACAGTGTTGACAGTCTCATATAG
- the LOC132092327 gene encoding E-selectin-like isoform X4 has protein sequence MNWESARRWCKQNYTDMVAIQNKDEIYHLNSILPKVNGYYWIGIRKINGIWTWVGTNKMLTKEAENWAEKEPNNGRNNEDCVEIYIKRGKDEGKWNDESCLKKKTALCYTASCKDNSCVSGQGECVETINSHKCACLGGFYGDRCEHVVKCKQEDITAPDHASVQCSHPHEGFPYDSECVYSCEDGYELQGSNTTRCTSSTEWSKKPPACELVKCPELTKPQEGIMQCQDPMGQFSYQSTCEFMCNEGHTLRNSSSSTLFCGATGHWNDTQPTCEIIKCKQEDITPPDHASVQCSHPYKDFSYDSQCEYFCDEGYELKGSRTTRCTFSTEWSNKPPTCELVQCPELTKPQEGIMQCQDPMGQFSYQSTCEFMCNEGHTLRNSSSSTLFCGATGHWNDSQPTCEIVKCKQEDITPPDHASVQCSHPHEGFPYDSQCEYFCEEGYELKGSRTTRCTSSTEWSNKSPTCEPVQCPELTKPQEGQIQCYHPMGQFSYQSTCEFMCKEGHMLRDSSSSTLFCGATGHWNDTQPSCEIVKCKQEDITAPDHASVQCSHPHEGFPYDSECEYFCEEGYELKGSNTTRCTSSTEWSNKPPTCELVQCPELTKPQEGIMQCQDPICQFSYQSTCEFMCNEGHTLRNSSSSTLFCGATGHWNDSQPTCEIVKCKQEDITPPDHASVQCSHPHKDFSYDSQCVYSCEEGYELKGSNTTRCTSSTEWSNKPPRCELVKCPDLTKPQEGQIQCYHPMGQFSYQSTCEFMCKEGHMLRDSSSSTLFCGATGHWNDTQPSCEIVKCKQEDIPAPDHARVQCSHPHKDFSYDSECVYSCEEGYELKGSSTTRCTSSTEWSNKPPTCEFIHCPALDSPVNGELNCTSSFNYGSKCSFSCVEGFQLLGASEISCSKTAKWSQEPSRCEAMVCPQLHEPINGHMNCSSEEPTFGTVCIFSCHEGHQLKDHSNKIVMCNYNGSWSGEVAVCQASPDPSPSLFEVTEVTLGVAGAIGGSSLGLVLWILKRLRRKASNFDLNSTSDTEDPPQFYKNSVDSLI, from the exons ATGAACTGGGAATCTGCCAGACGCTGGTGCAAGCAGAATTACACCGACATGGTAGCCATCCAGAACAAAGATGAAATTTATCACCTCAACAGTATCCTTCCAAAAGTCAATGGATATTACTGGATTGGCATTCGCAAAATTAATGGCATTTGGACCTGGGTGGGAACTAATAAGATGCTTACCAAGGAAGCTGAGAACTGGGCGGAGAAGGAGCCCAATAATGGAAGGAATAATGAAGATTGTGTGGAAATATACATTAAAAGAGGGAAAGATGAAGGCAAATGGAATGATGAATCCTGCTTAAAGAAGAAGACTGCACTGTGCTACACAG CATCCTGCAAAGACAACTCCTGTGTCAGTGGCCAAGGAGAGTGTGTTGAAACCATAAACAGCCATAAATGTGCATGCCTTGGGGGTTTCTATGGAGACCGATGTGAACATG TTGTAAAATGCAAACAAGAGGACATCACCGCACCAGATCATGCTAGCGTCCAGtgctcccatcctcatgaaggcTTCCCATATGACTCTGAATGTGTATACTCCTGTGAGGATGGTTATGAACTACAGGGTTCCAATACGACAAGATGCACTTCTAGCACAGAGTGGTCAAAGAAACCACCAGCATGTGAAC ttgttAAATGTCCAGAGCTGACCAAACCACAGGAAGGCATAATGCAGTGCCAAGATCCCATGGGCCAGTTCAGCTACCAATCTACCTGTGAGTTTATGTGTAATGAGGGACACACGCTGCGAAACTCCAGCTCTTCAACACTGTTCTGTGGGGCAACGGGACACTGGAATGATACACAACCCACTTGTGAAA TTATAAAATGCAAACAAGAGGACATCACCCCACCAGATCATGCTAGCGTCCAGTGCTCCCATCCTTATAAAGACTTCTCATATGACTCTCAATGTGAATATTTCTGTGATGAGGGTTATGAATTAAAGGGTTCCAGAACGACAAGATGCACTTTTAGCACAGAGTGGTCAAACAAACCACCAACATGTGAAC TTGTTCAATGTCCAGAGCTGACCAAACCACAGGAAGGCATAATGCAGTGCCAAGATCCCATGGGCCAGTTCAGCTACCAATCTACCTGTGAGTTTATGTGTAATGAGGGACACACGCTGCGAAACTCCAGCTCTTCAACACTGTTCTGTGGGGCAACGGGACACTGGAATGATTCACAACCCACTTGTGAAA TTGTAAAATGCAAACAAGAGGACATCACCCCACCAGATCATGCTAGCGTCCAGtgctcccatcctcatgaaggcTTCCCATATGACTCTCAATGTGAATATTTCTGTGAGGAGGGTTATGAATTAAAGGGTTCCAGAACGACAAGATGCACTTCTAGCACAGAGTGGTCAAACAAATCACCAACATGTGAAC CTGTCCAGTGTCCAGAGCTGACCAAACCACAGGAAGGCCAAATACAGTGTTACCATCCCATGGGCCAGTTCAGCTACCAATCTACCTGTGAGTTTATGTGTAAAGAAGGACACATGCTACGAGACTCCAGCTCTTCAACCCTGTTCTGTGGGGCAACGGGACACTGGAATGATACACAACCCTCTTGTGAAA TTGTAAAATGCAAACAAGAGGACATCACCGCACCAGATCATGCTAGCGTCCAGtgctcccatcctcatgaaggcTTCCCATATGACTCTGAATGTGAATATTTCTGTGAAGAGGGTTATGAACTAAAGGGTTCCAATACGACAAGATGCACTTCTAGCACAGAGTGGTCAAACAAACCACCAACATGTGAAC TTGTTCAATGTCCAGAGCTGACCAAACCACAGGAAGGCATAATGCAGTGCCAAGATCCCATATGCCAGTTCAGCTACCAATCTACCTGTGAGTTTATGTGTAATGAGGGACACACGCTGCGAAACTCCAGCTCTTCAACACTGTTCTGTGGGGCAACGGGACACTGGAATGATTCACAACCCACTTGTGAAA TTGTAAAATGCAAACAAGAGGACATCACCCCACCAGATCATGCTAGCGTCCAGTGCTCCCATCCTCATAAAGACTTCTCATATGACTCTCAATGTGTATACTCCTGTGAGGAGGGTTATGAACTAAAGGGTTCCAATACAACAAGATGCACTTCTAGCACAGAGTGGTCAAACAAACCACCAAGATGTGAAC TTGTTAAATGTCCAGATCTGACCAAACCACAGGAAGGCCAAATACAGTGTTACCATCCCATGGGCCAGTTCAGCTACCAATCTACCTGTGAGTTTATGTGTAAAGAAGGACACATGCTACGAGACTCCAGCTCTTCAACCCTGTTCTGTGGGGCAACGGGACACTGGAATGATACACAACCCTCTTGTGAAA TTGTAAAATGCAAACAAGAGGACATCCCCGCACCAGATCATGCTAGGGTCCAGTGCTCTCATCCTCATAAAGACTTCTCATATGACTCTGAATGTGTATACTCCTGTGAGGAGGGTTATGAACTAAAGGGTTCCAGTACAACAAGATGCACTTCTAGCACAGAGTGGTCAAACAAACCACCAACCTGTGAAT TTATTCACTGCCCAGCCCTTGACAGTCCTGTCAATGGAGAGCTGAACTGCACCTCCAGCTTTAATTACGGGAGCAAATGCAGCTTTAGCTGTGTTGAAGGATTCCAGCTCCTGGGAGCTTCAGAGATCAGCTGTTCAAAAACAGCAAAGTGGAGTCAGGAACCATCTCGCTGTGAGG CAATGGTCTGCCCACAACTTCATGAGCCTATTAATGGGCATATGAACTGCTCATCTGAAGAGCCCACCTTTGGCACCGTCTGCATCTTCAGCTGTCATGAAGGCCACCAACTCAAAGACCACAGTAACAAGATCGTGATGTGCAACTACAATGGGAGCTGGTCAGGGGAAGTGGCAGTGTGTCAAG CTTCTCCTGATCCCTCTCCATCGCTCTTCGAAGTGACAGAAGTGACTCTTGGGGTTGCAGGTGCTATCGGTGGCTCCAGTCTGGGCTTAGTTCTCTGGATACTGAAGAGACTGAGGAGAAAAG ctaGCAATTTTGACCTAAACAG TACCTCGGATACTGAGGATCCACCACAGTTTTATAAGAACAGTGTTGACAGTCTCATATAG
- the LOC132092327 gene encoding P-selectin-like isoform X3: MNWESARRWCKQNYTDMVAIQNKDEIYHLNSILPKVNGYYWIGIRKINGIWTWVGTNKMLTKEAENWAEKEPNNGRNNEDCVEIYIKRGKDEGKWNDESCLKKKTALCYTASCKDNSCVSGQGECVETINSHKCACLGGFYGDRCEHVVKCKSEDIPAPDNASINCSHPHKDFSYDSECVYSCEEGYELKGSNTTRCTSSTEWSNKPPTCELVQCPELTKPQGGQMQCHHPMGQFSYQSTCEFMCKEGHTLRNSISSTLFCGATGHWNDSQPTCEIVKCKQEDITPPDHASVQCSHPHEGFPYDSQCEYFCEEGYELKGSRTTRCTSSTEWSNKSPTCELVKCPELTKPQEGIMQCQDPMGQFSYQSTCEFMCNEGHTLRNSSSSTLFCGATGHWNDTQPTCEIIKCKQEDITPPDHASVQCSHPYKDFSYDSQCEYFCDEGYELKGSRTTRCTFSTEWSNKPPTCELVQCPELTKPQEGIMQCQDPMGQFSYQSTCEFMCNEGHTLRNSSSSTLFCGATGHWNDSQPTCEIVKCKQEDITPPDHASVQCSHPHEGFPYDSQCEYFCEEGYELKGSRTTRCTSSTEWSNKSPTCEPVQCPELTKPQEGQIQCYHPMGQFSYQSTCEFMCKEGHMLRDSSSSTLFCGATGHWNDTQPSCEIVKCKQEDITAPDHASVQCSHPHEGFPYDSECEYFCEEGYELKGSNTTRCTSSTEWSNKPPTCELVQCPELTKPQEGIMQCQDPICQFSYQSTCEFMCNEGHTLRNSSSSTLFCGATGHWNDSQPTCEIVKCKQEDITPPDHASVQCSHPHKDFSYDSQCVYSCEEGYELKGSNTTRCTSSTEWSNKPPRCELVKCPDLTKPQEGQIQCYHPMGQFSYQSTCEFMCKEGHMLRDSSSSTLFCGATGHWNDTQPSCEIVKCKQEDIPAPDHARVQCSHPHKDFSYDSECVYSCEEGYELKGSSTTRCTSSTEWSNKPPTCEFIHCPALDSPVNGELNCTSSFNYGSKCSFSCVEGFQLLGASEISCSKTAKWSQEPSRCEAMVCPQLHEPINGHMNCSSEEPTFGTVCIFSCHEGHQLKDHSNKIVMCNYNGSWSGEVAVCQASPDPSPSLFEVTEVTLGVAGAIGGSSLGLVLWILKRLRRKASNFDLNSTSDTEDPPQFYKNSVDSLI; this comes from the exons ATGAACTGGGAATCTGCCAGACGCTGGTGCAAGCAGAATTACACCGACATGGTAGCCATCCAGAACAAAGATGAAATTTATCACCTCAACAGTATCCTTCCAAAAGTCAATGGATATTACTGGATTGGCATTCGCAAAATTAATGGCATTTGGACCTGGGTGGGAACTAATAAGATGCTTACCAAGGAAGCTGAGAACTGGGCGGAGAAGGAGCCCAATAATGGAAGGAATAATGAAGATTGTGTGGAAATATACATTAAAAGAGGGAAAGATGAAGGCAAATGGAATGATGAATCCTGCTTAAAGAAGAAGACTGCACTGTGCTACACAG CATCCTGCAAAGACAACTCCTGTGTCAGTGGCCAAGGAGAGTGTGTTGAAACCATAAACAGCCATAAATGTGCATGCCTTGGGGGTTTCTATGGAGACCGATGTGAACATG TTGTAAAATGCAAATCAGAGGACATCCCCGCACCAGATAATGCTAGCATTAACTGCTCTCATCCTCATAAAGACTTCTCATATGACTCTGAATGTGTATACTCCTGTGAGGAGGGTTATGAACTAAAGGGTTCCAATACAACAAGATGCACTTCTAGCACAGAGTGGTCAAATAAACCACCAACCTGTGAAC ttgttCAATGTCCAGAGCTGACCAAACCACAGGGAGGCCAAATGCAATGCCACCATCCCATGGGCCAGTTCAGCTACCAATCTACCTGTGAGTTTATGTGTAAAGAAGGACACACGCTGCGAAACTCCATCTCTTCAACACTGTTCTGTGGGGCAACGGGACACTGGAATGATTCACAACCCACTTGTGAAA TTGTAAAATGCAAACAAGAGGACATCACCCCACCAGATCATGCTAGCGTCCAGtgctcccatcctcatgaaggcTTCCCATATGACTCTCAATGTGAATATTTCTGTGAGGAGGGTTATGAATTAAAGGGTTCCAGAACGACAAGATGCACTTCTAGCACAGAGTGGTCAAACAAATCACCAACATGTGAAC ttgttAAATGTCCAGAGCTGACCAAACCACAGGAAGGCATAATGCAGTGCCAAGATCCCATGGGCCAGTTCAGCTACCAATCTACCTGTGAGTTTATGTGTAATGAGGGACACACGCTGCGAAACTCCAGCTCTTCAACACTGTTCTGTGGGGCAACGGGACACTGGAATGATACACAACCCACTTGTGAAA TTATAAAATGCAAACAAGAGGACATCACCCCACCAGATCATGCTAGCGTCCAGTGCTCCCATCCTTATAAAGACTTCTCATATGACTCTCAATGTGAATATTTCTGTGATGAGGGTTATGAATTAAAGGGTTCCAGAACGACAAGATGCACTTTTAGCACAGAGTGGTCAAACAAACCACCAACATGTGAAC TTGTTCAATGTCCAGAGCTGACCAAACCACAGGAAGGCATAATGCAGTGCCAAGATCCCATGGGCCAGTTCAGCTACCAATCTACCTGTGAGTTTATGTGTAATGAGGGACACACGCTGCGAAACTCCAGCTCTTCAACACTGTTCTGTGGGGCAACGGGACACTGGAATGATTCACAACCCACTTGTGAAA TTGTAAAATGCAAACAAGAGGACATCACCCCACCAGATCATGCTAGCGTCCAGtgctcccatcctcatgaaggcTTCCCATATGACTCTCAATGTGAATATTTCTGTGAGGAGGGTTATGAATTAAAGGGTTCCAGAACGACAAGATGCACTTCTAGCACAGAGTGGTCAAACAAATCACCAACATGTGAAC CTGTCCAGTGTCCAGAGCTGACCAAACCACAGGAAGGCCAAATACAGTGTTACCATCCCATGGGCCAGTTCAGCTACCAATCTACCTGTGAGTTTATGTGTAAAGAAGGACACATGCTACGAGACTCCAGCTCTTCAACCCTGTTCTGTGGGGCAACGGGACACTGGAATGATACACAACCCTCTTGTGAAA TTGTAAAATGCAAACAAGAGGACATCACCGCACCAGATCATGCTAGCGTCCAGtgctcccatcctcatgaaggcTTCCCATATGACTCTGAATGTGAATATTTCTGTGAAGAGGGTTATGAACTAAAGGGTTCCAATACGACAAGATGCACTTCTAGCACAGAGTGGTCAAACAAACCACCAACATGTGAAC TTGTTCAATGTCCAGAGCTGACCAAACCACAGGAAGGCATAATGCAGTGCCAAGATCCCATATGCCAGTTCAGCTACCAATCTACCTGTGAGTTTATGTGTAATGAGGGACACACGCTGCGAAACTCCAGCTCTTCAACACTGTTCTGTGGGGCAACGGGACACTGGAATGATTCACAACCCACTTGTGAAA TTGTAAAATGCAAACAAGAGGACATCACCCCACCAGATCATGCTAGCGTCCAGTGCTCCCATCCTCATAAAGACTTCTCATATGACTCTCAATGTGTATACTCCTGTGAGGAGGGTTATGAACTAAAGGGTTCCAATACAACAAGATGCACTTCTAGCACAGAGTGGTCAAACAAACCACCAAGATGTGAAC TTGTTAAATGTCCAGATCTGACCAAACCACAGGAAGGCCAAATACAGTGTTACCATCCCATGGGCCAGTTCAGCTACCAATCTACCTGTGAGTTTATGTGTAAAGAAGGACACATGCTACGAGACTCCAGCTCTTCAACCCTGTTCTGTGGGGCAACGGGACACTGGAATGATACACAACCCTCTTGTGAAA TTGTAAAATGCAAACAAGAGGACATCCCCGCACCAGATCATGCTAGGGTCCAGTGCTCTCATCCTCATAAAGACTTCTCATATGACTCTGAATGTGTATACTCCTGTGAGGAGGGTTATGAACTAAAGGGTTCCAGTACAACAAGATGCACTTCTAGCACAGAGTGGTCAAACAAACCACCAACCTGTGAAT TTATTCACTGCCCAGCCCTTGACAGTCCTGTCAATGGAGAGCTGAACTGCACCTCCAGCTTTAATTACGGGAGCAAATGCAGCTTTAGCTGTGTTGAAGGATTCCAGCTCCTGGGAGCTTCAGAGATCAGCTGTTCAAAAACAGCAAAGTGGAGTCAGGAACCATCTCGCTGTGAGG CAATGGTCTGCCCACAACTTCATGAGCCTATTAATGGGCATATGAACTGCTCATCTGAAGAGCCCACCTTTGGCACCGTCTGCATCTTCAGCTGTCATGAAGGCCACCAACTCAAAGACCACAGTAACAAGATCGTGATGTGCAACTACAATGGGAGCTGGTCAGGGGAAGTGGCAGTGTGTCAAG CTTCTCCTGATCCCTCTCCATCGCTCTTCGAAGTGACAGAAGTGACTCTTGGGGTTGCAGGTGCTATCGGTGGCTCCAGTCTGGGCTTAGTTCTCTGGATACTGAAGAGACTGAGGAGAAAAG ctaGCAATTTTGACCTAAACAG TACCTCGGATACTGAGGATCCACCACAGTTTTATAAGAACAGTGTTGACAGTCTCATATAG